GATCGTTCCGATGCGCGCCTCCTCCAGCTTGGGGAGCGCGGCCGCGAGGCGCTCCCGCGCGGCGGGCGGGCGCGAGGCGTCGAGCCGCGCCACCTCGATCGCCGTGCGCAGCCTAAGCTTCAGCTCGCCCGCCGCGGGATCGGTGAAGGTCACGGCCACCATCCGGTCCAGCTCGGTGCGGCCGCCCTCGAGGATCGCGATCATGCGGCGCACCAGCTCGGTGGTCTTGCCGGTGCCGGCAGCCGCTTCGACGACGAGCGTGTCGTCGAGTGCCGTGCGGATGAGGTCGCGCTGGCCCTGATCGGCCAAGGCAGGGCCGATGGGCTGCGGACGGCGGCGCACGGCGGGTCTGGCCGGAGGCTCGGGGGCCGGCGTTGCCGGCGTCGGCTCGATCGGTCCCGGCCTGGCCGCCTGCGGCATCACCGACTCCGCCATCACCGGCTCCGGCACGGTCTCCTCCGCCGGCGCGAACATATCCGGCTCCGTCGCCGCAAAGAGATCGCCCGTCGCCGAGTCGGCCTTCGGTCGCCGCCTCACGGCATGTCCCTCAGCCGCTCCAGATCCTCGAGCCGCTCGCGCGTCTTCCGCGCCGTGCGCACCTCTTCGTTCGGGCCGCAGACCGGCCGGTAGTCGCACCAGCGGCACGCGTCCGGGCGTGGGGCGGCGGGAAGAAAGCCCTGCTCCAGCGCCGTGCCGATCACGCCGATCGCGACTCCCGCCGCGGCGCGATGGTCCTCGTTGAGCGGAATGTCCCGCTCCTCGAACCCGCCGTCGGAGGTGCAGTAGTAGAGACGCCCCGAGAGGACGCGGCCTTGGAGCAGCTCCTCGACGGCGAGCGCGTAGAGGAGCGGCTGGAGCGTCCGTCCGCCCCAGACCACGGCGCCCGCGTCCACGCGCGCCTTTCCGGTCTTGTGGTCGGTGACCCGAAGCGCGCCGTCGGCGCGGCGCTCCACAAGGTCCACCGAGCCGCGCAGGCGGACCCCGTCCAGGATGGTCACGGGATCGGGCACGCTGGAGGCGTCGGCCGTGGGACGGTCGCGATCGGCGAGCCCGAAGGAGAGCTCGAAGCGATGAGGCACCCAGCCCTGGGCGCCCTCGGTGGAGCGCCGCAGCCACTCGCGCAGGTCGGCGCGGATCGCGCCGATGCCGTCCGACCAGACGCGCGGAATGGCGGGCGCGACCTTTTCCTTCCATTCCTCGGCCACGCGGCCGGCGGCCTCCTCGAGAATGCGGTCCGCCTCCTCCAGGTGCCCGGGGTCGAGCGGGAGCTTGCCGCGATCGCGCAGGGCGGTGAGCAGCTCGAACTGGATCTGGTGGAAGAGCGCGCCCCGCGTGAGGGGATCGATCGTCTCGAGCGCCTCCGACTCTTCCCGCGGCTGGATGCGATGCACGGCCTGCAGAAAGAACTGGTAGGGGCAGGAGGCGAAGCGCTCCAGCGCCGTCGGCGAGAAGGAGCGCGCGCCCATGCGGTGGCGCGCGAGCGCTGCGAGCGCGTCGGGATCGGGATCCACCAGGCCGTCGGCATAGCTCCATCTCTTCAGCCAGCGACGTCCTCGGGCGCGGAGCGCGCGGGCCAGGTGGGGATTGGCGGCAAGCAGGTAGTTCGCCGCGCCCGCGTGGGCGTCGCTCCCGGCGTCCTTGAGCCGTCCCAGGACGGCCAGGTCGTACTCGGTGTCGTCGATCGCGCGCGCGGGATTCTCGGGCGCGGGCCATCCCAGCCGCGACGATCCGCCGGTCTCCGCGCGCCCGCGCAGCTCGTCGAATCCGGGGAGACGCCCTTCCATGGCGCGGATCGCCTCGAGGCCGTAGAACGAGGGCACGCGGGCGCGCGCCATCTCCACGTCCACGCGCGGCCAGGAGAGCGCGGCCCGGAGGCCCGCGGCGCCCACCGCCAGGCGAAGCGCGAGCCGGTGCTCCTGGACGCGCGAGTCCTGGGTGGCGAGGAGGTCCGCGCCCAGGGCGCGGCGCGCCTCATCGGGGAGCAGCGGGTCTTCCAGGATGCGTGGCGGAAAGAGCTTCTCGGCCAGCCCGGGCACGAAGACCACGTCGAACCGAAGCCCGCGGGCCATCTCGATCGGGGCCACGAACACGGCGCCCTCGGGGCGGCTCTCCGGAGGCGACGCCAGGTCGCGAAGGCGCGGCGCCAGCACGTGCTGCACGACGACGAGATCCACCGGACCGACCGGCCCCAGCGGCGCGAGCTCGGCCAGGACGCCGAGGACGCCGTGCGGTTGTCGGAGCGCCGCGGTGGTCAGGTCGCGAAGCCGCTCGAGCCAGACCGCCCACGTGGCGCCGGCGGGAAGCTCGGAGAGCCGCGTGATCAGCGGGAGCGCGAAAGCGCGAAGGTGGTCGAGATCCGCGGCGACGCGCTCGAGCCCGGCCGCGCGCGCGTCGTCGCCGTCCAGGTCCTTTCGCCGTAGCGCGATCTCCTCGATCAAGCCGTCGAGGCGCCTCGCCCAGCGGTCGCGCCCGCCGATCACCGCCGCGTCCACGAGCAGTCGCTCCCACCGCCACGGAGCGCGGAGCCCTCCCTCGGAGATTCCGGCGTCCGGGTCGGGCGCGCGGCCTTCGTCGGCGCTCCCGAGCGCGCTCCCCGGCGCCGCCGCGCCGGCCACCGCCGGCGCGAGCTCGTGCTCCGGAGGCGCCCAGGTCTCGTCGGGGGCGCCGCTGGGATCGGGCACCTGGCCCAGGGAGAGATATTCCGCGAACCGCCGCGCGGAGAGTCCTTCCGCCGCGCACGCCAGGAGCGCCAGAAGGGCACGACCGGCTGGATCGGGCCGCAGCGCACCGCGCGCGAAGTGGGCGGGGATCGCGGCACGGCGGAGCGCCTCTTCCAGGTGGGACCGGTAGGAGTTCGGAGAACGGAGAAAAATCGCCATGCGGTCGAACGGGACACCGGCCGATGCTTCTTCCTGGATCCGACGCGCGATCTCGACGCACTCGCGCGCCTCGCCCGGCCAGGAGGCGACCGACACGGTCTCGTCCATGTCGCGCGGATCGGGGCCGGAGTCCTCGAAGAGATGGCGCTTCAGAAGCGCGAGCGAGGTCTCGGCTTCCTTCCCGTCGGGGCAGGTGGCCGAGACGCCGAGCATCGCTTCGAGCCGGGCGATCGCGGCGGCATCGCCGCGCGGAGCGGTCGCCAGGACGCGCGGCGACCGCGCGACGAGGGCTTCGACGAGGTCCCATTCGACCTTCTGCACGGGAGCGAGATCGAGCAGGAGCAGGGGTCGCGGCGCGGGGAACGCCTCGCCCGATTCGATCGCGGCGGCCGCGAGGAGGATCACCTCGGCCCGGTCGGCGAGCCGAAGGTCGCCCATCTCCCGCTCCATCCCTTCGAGGATCGAAGCCAGGTCGGCCGCATCCGGCAGCGCCGCCCGGAGATTGCCGGCGCCGATCCCCGCGCCGCGCAGCTCCTCCAGCGTTCGCACCGCGGCGTGGGGGAATCCAGGGCGGCCGGCGATCTCCGCGAAACGGCCCGCCGACCCGCGCTCCAGCAGCCGGTGGACCGCGCGCGCCACGACCGCGGCCAGGGTCAACGAGGTGGCGGGAGCGGCGCCGCGCCGCGCGAGGGCCGGGGCCGCGAGCTGGAAGGCCAAGCGGTCAAGGGTGGCGCGGCGCAGTCCGAAGCGGGCCCCGTGGTCGGCGGCGTCGACGCGCGCGACCTCGTCGGCCGCATGCCCGTGCGAGGCCAGCAGCAGCGCCTCAGCATCGCGGGGCAGCGAGCCGATCCATTGCCGGGCGGCCGCGAGGCGGGCGGAGGCGTCGGAGGAGACGAGCAGGGCCCTGGGCCCGGCCTCCGGCGGGGCGGTTTGCCTGGGATCACGGATCACGGAGATAACATTCGCACGAGGATGGACCCGATGCCACTCACGTCTGCTCGCAGGGGCCACGTTCTGACGTCCGTCGCGATCGCCGTCGCGCTCGCCTTGCCGCTCTTCTCCGCGCCGGCCGCCGCCGCGCCGGCGCCGCGACCGCTCGCGGTGCGCGCGACGCCGCGCGCGCTGCGCTACGCGCCGAACGAGGTCGTGGTCATCGCCAAGAACGAGGTGCTCGAAACCGGCGCCGGCGCGCGGCCGAAGAGCGCTCGCGCCGCGCTTGCCCGAGCGCTCACGGCTCAGGGGCTG
The sequence above is drawn from the Candidatus Binatia bacterium genome and encodes:
- a CDS encoding PD-(D/E)XK nuclease family protein yields the protein MIRDPRQTAPPEAGPRALLVSSDASARLAAARQWIGSLPRDAEALLLASHGHAADEVARVDAADHGARFGLRRATLDRLAFQLAAPALARRGAAPATSLTLAAVVARAVHRLLERGSAGRFAEIAGRPGFPHAAVRTLEELRGAGIGAGNLRAALPDAADLASILEGMEREMGDLRLADRAEVILLAAAAIESGEAFPAPRPLLLLDLAPVQKVEWDLVEALVARSPRVLATAPRGDAAAIARLEAMLGVSATCPDGKEAETSLALLKRHLFEDSGPDPRDMDETVSVASWPGEARECVEIARRIQEEASAGVPFDRMAIFLRSPNSYRSHLEEALRRAAIPAHFARGALRPDPAGRALLALLACAAEGLSARRFAEYLSLGQVPDPSGAPDETWAPPEHELAPAVAGAAAPGSALGSADEGRAPDPDAGISEGGLRAPWRWERLLVDAAVIGGRDRWARRLDGLIEEIALRRKDLDGDDARAAGLERVAADLDHLRAFALPLITRLSELPAGATWAVWLERLRDLTTAALRQPHGVLGVLAELAPLGPVGPVDLVVVQHVLAPRLRDLASPPESRPEGAVFVAPIEMARGLRFDVVFVPGLAEKLFPPRILEDPLLPDEARRALGADLLATQDSRVQEHRLALRLAVGAAGLRAALSWPRVDVEMARARVPSFYGLEAIRAMEGRLPGFDELRGRAETGGSSRLGWPAPENPARAIDDTEYDLAVLGRLKDAGSDAHAGAANYLLAANPHLARALRARGRRWLKRWSYADGLVDPDPDALAALARHRMGARSFSPTALERFASCPYQFFLQAVHRIQPREESEALETIDPLTRGALFHQIQFELLTALRDRGKLPLDPGHLEEADRILEEAAGRVAEEWKEKVAPAIPRVWSDGIGAIRADLREWLRRSTEGAQGWVPHRFELSFGLADRDRPTADASSVPDPVTILDGVRLRGSVDLVERRADGALRVTDHKTGKARVDAGAVVWGGRTLQPLLYALAVEELLQGRVLSGRLYYCTSDGGFEERDIPLNEDHRAAAGVAIGVIGTALEQGFLPAAPRPDACRWCDYRPVCGPNEEVRTARKTRERLEDLERLRDMP
- a CDS encoding UvrD-helicase domain-containing protein, whose translation is MRRRPKADSATGDLFAATEPDMFAPAEETVPEPVMAESVMPQAARPGPIEPTPATPAPEPPARPAVRRRPQPIGPALADQGQRDLIRTALDDTLVVEAAAGTGKTTELVRRMIAILEGGRTELDRMVAVTFTDPAAGELKLRLRTAIEVARLDASRPPAARERLAAALPKLEEARIGTI